CGAGCATCCTCAGCACCGCAACACTGTCCCTTTCCGACAGGACGATGCGCTCGGCCTCCGCGATCACCGCCTTGGCTTCGCGCAAGGCTGGTTGCAGCACGAAATCTGTCAGATCCGTGTGCCGCAGCGCGGCCGCCCGCACGAGCGTGGCCTTCTGTTCGGGCAAGACCCGCAGATTCATCCGCTTGTTGTCATCGACAGCGACTCGGGGCATGGCTCTTTACTCCTATGTACTCATTTAAAGAGTACATCTGAAATGCCCTTATATCAATCCGTGAGTATTCAATCCGTACAGCTATCGAGCGTCGACAAGGGCAGCAGCGCCGACAGCGAGGTCGCAATCAGGCTTCGCACTTGGGTGCGGTTGGAACCTCTATTCGGTCTCACCAGCCCGCTGGTTCTTCGACGATGCGTCACGGCCAAGGCGGCGGGCAGTGCCCGCCCTACGAAGCCGGAGCGGAGAGCTTCGCGCACGACCGAAGGA
This genomic stretch from Rhodanobacter thiooxydans harbors:
- a CDS encoding DUF1778 domain-containing protein, whose translation is MPRVAVDDNKRMNLRVLPEQKATLVRAAALRHTDLTDFVLQPALREAKAVIAEAERIVLSERDSVAVLRMLENPPAPNAKLRKAIAALPKQG